Genomic segment of Pseudomonas iranensis:
CGAGAACCTGCAAGTCATCACCGTGCAGACCGGCCTCAACAACGTCCGCGTTCTGCACTGGGAAAGCCCGCCCCCGATGGGTATCAACGACCTCTACCGATACAGTTTCAGCGATCATCTGGGCTCGATCAGTCTTGAGCTGGACGCTGACGCACAACTGATCAGCCGCGAGTATTTCTATCTGTTCGGTGCGACTGCGTGGGTCGATGAGCCCGATGTCAGTTATAAAACCGTGCGTTATTCAGGCAAGGAGCGCGACGCGACCGGGCCCTATTACTACGGCTATCGCTATTACATGCCGTGGCGCCAGCGCTGGTTGAATCCCGATCCGGCTGGGCCCGTTGACGGCCATAACCGCTACCGGGCCATGCGCAACAACCCGGCGGTCTATCGAGACAGTGACGGTCTTGACCCGGACAAGGCGCAAAGCGCGCCAAAGGATCGGCGCTATCACGATATGGCGGATCAGGGACTGGTGAATACGGTCCAGGCTGCTGGCATGCAGCCTGTCCGACTTTACTTCGAGAACGATCCGAACCCCGGTGTTCAGGCCTATCGCAACGAAATACCCATAGTGCTGGCTGAGTTGGGTGCAAAGGACAAGTCTGTGCTCAACACCCATCAGGCGCACGTTATTGCTGCCGCCCGGACGAACACGGCATCGCCGTCCGGTGCCGTGCTGTATCACTCCGGCGAGCTGGTTTCGTCAGCAATGAATCGAGTGGTGGGTGAGCAGATTACCAGTCGAGTAATGGGTCCCTTGTCTGTTGCTTTCAATAGCCCTGTGGAAGATCCCGACGTATTGGCTGCTCGACGCGGGGCTGTAGCCAACTTGTTCAAGGGCGGTGGGAAGCTATTGATGCACACCTCCAATCCTGCCGCGCAGTTGGTTGGGGGCAATGGGTGTAGCCATGGGCAATGCGATGCATATTTCAGAGGCGCAGACGCGCATTCAACATAGAGTGCTCAGCAGCCCCGTCAATGCGCCCTTGTCAGCGCCTTTGAGTACGCCCGCAATAGACTTTCAATCGTTGAACCAGCCATCGTCTGCGCGGCATCAAGCGCAGCTCCCAGAGCAGCGCACAGCCCCAAGCTTGTGGACGCAACAACTATTGGCTGCCGGTTTTACCGCGCCGTTGGAGGGTGTTCATGCGATTGATGGCGCAACTGCCGAAGACAAGTGGATGAACAGATCTCGCCGAAACTCGGGCTTCGGCTAGACGAAAAAAAGCCCCCGCCCAGCCCGCTGCGGATAGGGAACGCAACGGGCTGGACGAGGGCTTCTCGTTTTAGTGATCGATCACTGCGCGATGGTCTTCACCGACACGCCGCGTTCGATCGGGGTGGAGCGACCATAGATATCTTCGAAACGCTCGATATCGTCTTCACCCAAATACGAACCTGACTGCACTTCAATGATTTCCAGCGGGATCTTGCCCGGGTTGCGCAGGCGATGCACCGAGGCGATCGGGATGTAGGTCGACTGGTTTTCGGTAAGCAGGAACACGTTCTCGTCGCAGGTCACTTCGGCGGTGCCGCTGACCACGATCCAGTGTTCGGCGCGGTGGTGGTGCATCTGCAGCGACAGGCACGCGCCCGGCTTGACCGAGATGTGCTTGACCTGGAAACGCCCGCCCATGTCCACCGAGTCGTACGAGCCCCACGGACGATAGACTTCGCAGTGGTTCTGGGTTTCGCTGCGGCCCTGGGCATTGAGGGTGTTGACCATCTGCTTGACGCCCTGGACCTTGTCCTTGTGGGCAATCATCATCGCGTCCTTGGTTTCGACCACGACGATGTTTTCCAGACCGATCACCGAGACCAGTTTGCCGTTGCCGTGGATCATGCAGTTCTTGCTGTCCTGGATGACCACGTCGCCTTTGCTGACGTTGCCGTTGGCGTCTTTCTCGTTGACTTCCCACAGCGACGACCAGCAACCGACATCGCTCCAGCCGGCGCTCAGTGGCACCACGCAGGCGCGCTGGGTTTTTTCCATCACCGAGTAGTCGATCGAATTGTCCGGGCAGCAGGCGAAAGTGGCTTCGTCCAGGGTCACGGTGTCGGCGTCCTGCTGGCTGCGCTCGAGAGTCAGCAGGCAGGTGTCGTAGATGTCCGGATCGTGTTTTTTCAGCTCTTCGAGGAAGCGGCTGGCGCGGAACAGAAACATGCCGCTGTTCCAGTAGTAACCGCCGGATTCAACGTATTCGGTGGCACGTTTGACGTCCGGTTTTTCGACGAAGTGCGAGACGCGGCTGACGCCTTCCGGCAGCAGCGAGTCGGCGGTGGACTTGATGTAGCCGTAGCCGGTTTCCGGCTTGGTCGCTGGCACGCCGAACAGGACCATCTCGCCGTTCTCGGCTGCGACGGTGGCCAGGGCCAGCGCGCGTTGCAGGGCTTTCTGGTCTTCCAGCACGTGGTCGGCCGGCAGCACCAGCATCAATTCGTCACGGCCTTCATTGACCAGCATCATCGCGGTCAGGGCCACGGCCGGCGACGTGTTGCGGCCGAACGGTTCCATCAGGATGCGCTGGCATTCCAGATTGCGCGCGGCCAGTTGCTCGTTGACGATGAAACGGTGTTCCTTGTTGCAGACCACGATCGGCGTGTCCATACCTTCGAACACCAGGCGCTCGAGGGTTTGCTGAAACAGTGTGTGTTCGCCGGTCAGGGCGAGAAATTGCTTGGGGAATTGCTTGCGCGAAAGAGGCCACAGACGCGAACCGCTACCACCTGACAAGATCACCGGAATCATAATGTTTACTCCATAAAATCAATTTGGTTAGAGCCCTGTGGGAGCGAGCCTGCTCGCGATGGCGATGGCTCAGTCGACATTGATGTTGCATGTCAGACCGTATTCGCGAGCAGGCTCGCTCCCACAAGGGGTACTGCGTCAGTTCACAAAAGGATTAGCGAGTCGACACCGGGCGTTTCACCCAGACTGGCGACAGGTTGCTGCCGTTGCCGGTGACGTACAGCACCGCTGCCTCACCACGCTCCAGGGCGACTGGTTTCACGTCGCCGACTTTCTTGTCGCCTTCGTACAGTGCCAGGCTGACTTTCACCGGGTTGATTTCACGTTCGCCACGGCCCTTGGCTGCCACGTTCGGCACCACTTCGGTCTTGCCGTCGGCGGTTTTCAGGGTCAGCGATTTGTCGCTGAGGTTCTGTACACGCACCAGGGACTTCTGCTTGTTCTTGAACGGCGGCTCTTCGATCAGTTGCGGCGCGCCGGAAGCGTTGTTGACCAGGGTGTAGTAGTGGTCACCGGCGAGTTTCACCGGCAGGGTCTGGCTGCCGACTTTGGCGCTGTAGTCGCCGCCCGGCATGAAGCTGAAGTCGCTGCTGGCCAGTGGCGCGATGTCGCTCAGGTTGGTGCTGCCGACAGTCGCGCTGACTTCAGCGTTGCTGGCGTTGTAGACACGCACGAAGGTCGAACCTTTCGGTGCGGTCGGGCCGTACAGGGCGGCGTCGCCACCGGCGAAGGCTGGGACGGAAAGTACGCTGAGGCCAGCAACCAGTGCGAAGCTTTTAGCGAGACGACGAGGAGTTGTAGTGAAAGTCATGGTGTACCTCTCTTTCAGTTTTGCGCCCGATCGGGCGTCTCGGATTTAGTGTTGATGGCTACGTTTTGTTGGCGGGCGCCGGCTTGTTTGAGCTCTGCGACCCACTGCGGGTCGGCGTCGCCGATTTCGTTGTTCACAGGCAGATATCGTTCAGGAAACTCCCAGATCAGCACTTGTGGCGGGCTGTTCTTGAAGTCATCGCTTTTCAGGTAGCTGAGCATCGGCAGAATCGGGCCATGGCCGTCTTCGGCGTAGTTGACGACGTCGCTGTGCAGCGCTTGTTTGAGCGCACCGACGAAGTTCCAGTTGGGGTTGGCGCTGTAGCTGGTGCCGATCAGCGCGACCGGTACTTCGCTGTTGGCGAACAGGGCGTCGTCACCGGCAGGCTGCTCGGCGGCAACGGTGTTGCGTTTGAGCAGTGGCTCAGGCGCCGGCATCATGTTTTCGAACAGCGGATCGAGCGGCAGGAACAGACGCAGGTCGCCCTTGTGCGTGACCTTCTCTGCTGGCGTGGTAACGAAGCGCTGTGGCTCGCCGCTCAGCGGGAATTTCTCGGCAATGGTTTTCGCCAGAGTGTTGGCTGCGATCTCGGCACCTTCCGGGGTCCAGTGAGTGTCGGTGCGCAGGAACACTTGCTGACCGTTCTGCTTGGCCTGTTGCAGCGGGCCGAGCAGGTCAGGGGCGAGGATCTTGTCGGCCGCGACACGGGCGTGGAAATCCTGATACAGGTTCTGGTGAATGCTCGAAGGCTTCACTTCATCCAGATGCTCCGGATACAGACGCACCTTGGCCGGGACGATCGCCATCACCAGTTTCACGCCTTTCTCTTTCAGGGTCTGGCGCACGCCTTCGACCAGCGCGTAGTTGCCTTGCAGGTTCTGCTGTTCGTTGACGATCGGGTTGAATTCTTCATCGCTGTACAACCACTGGTCGCGGCCGAGCACGACGCCCGGACGACCTTCGTTGAACAGTTTGAAATCCAGCGCGGCCCAGAGGTTGGTGCCCAGACGCTTGATCGGGAATTCATCGTCGTAGTGGGTTTCCACCGCCTTGGTCCAGCGGCCATTGAGCACCGTCGCGTCGGCGTTGGTGCTGAAGCCGAAGAAGCTGCGAATCGACCACAGACCGAGGACCAACAGCGTCACCAGGAACAGGGCGATGTAGAAGATGCGTAATGAGCGGGTCATGTCAGATCCCTCAGAACTGGAAGTAAAGGAACGGCGAGAAGCTTTGCGCCGAGAGTTTGAGAATCGAGGCGATGAACAGCAGCAGGATCAGCCCGCGCATCACGTAGCGCGACCAGTCGGCGGTCCAGTAGGCCGGTTGCACCTGGGCTTCGACGCCGACGGTGTAGCCAGGTTCGTGGATGCTCGCCGGATTTTCCCCAGGCGCTGCCTTGATCATTCCCGGCGTCGCGGTCGCAGGGCCATCGGCCTCGACGTTGACTTCCGGTTTGGTCTTGGCTGGCGGCTGATTGGTGTACAGGTCACGCAGGCCGAAGAAGGCCAGGGTCACGTAAGCCACCACCAGGGTTGCCACTTGCAGACCGGTCAGGCTGGCCTGATTGAGTTCCGACAGCGACCAGTCGCCGAAGCTGAACATCGCGCCGTACATGCGCCCGGCAACGTGCAGGTTCTCGGCACGGAAGATCACCCAGCCCATCACTACCAGCAGGAAGGTCAGTGCCCAACGGATCGGGTTGAGGCTGCGCGGCGAAGTGTTCAGACCGAGCATTTTTTCGATCGCCAGCCACATGCCGTGCCAGGCGCCCCAGATGATGTAAGTGATGTTCGCGCCGTGCCACAGACCACCGAGCAGCATGGTCAGGAACAGGTTGCGATAGGTCATCAGCGTGCCTTTACGGTTACCGCCGAGGGTGATGTACAGGTAGTCACGCAGCCAGGTGGAGAGGCTGATGTGCCAGCGGCGCCAGAACTCGGTGATCGACTGGCTGATGTACGGCTGCTTGAAGTTTTCCATGAAGCGGAAACCCATCATCAAGCCCAGGCCGATGGCCATGTCGCTGTAGCCGGAGAAGTCGAAATACAGCTGCGCGGTGTACGCCAGCGCACCGAGCCAGGCGTCACCCGTGGTCGGGTTCTGCAGGGCGAAGCAATGGTCGGCGACCACAGCGAGGGTGTCGGCGATGAAGACCTTCTTGATGAAACCCTGCATGAACCGCGTGCAGCCCTCGGAGAACTTGTCGAGGGTGTGCGTGCGGTTGTTGAACTGGTCGGCCAGATCGCGGAAACGCAGGACCGGGCCGGCAATCAGGTGCGGGAAGATCGCCACGAATGCTGCGAAGTCGATCAGGTTGCGCGTCGCCGGAGTGTCGCCACGGTACACGTCGATGATGTAGCTGATCGATTCGAAGATGTAGAACGAAATACCGATCGGCAGCAGCACGTGGGTGAGGATGAACGGCTCGAGACCGAACGAAGTCATGATCTCGTTGATGCTGTCGACACCGAAGTTGGCGTACTTGAAGTAGCCGAGGATGCACAGGTCGACGGCCACGCCGAGCAGCAGCCAGCGCTGCGCCGGTTTGGTTCGCACGCCGGCAGCACCGACCTTGAGGCCGATCCAGTAGTTCCACAGCGTGACCGCTGCGAACAGCGCGAGGAAGTCCACTCGCCACCAGGCGTAGAACACGTAGCTGGCGATCAGCAGCAGCAGGTTGCGATAGCGTTGCCCGCTCAGGTAGTACAAGCCGAGAAAGATCGGCAAGAACAGAAACAGGAACACGTTGGATGAAAATACCATCCCGATCTCTCCATGTTTGAACCAACAGTCAAGGGCCAAAGCCCCCCCAAACCCCCCGTGATAGTGGAGGGGTGACACAGTGTTCGCTTGAGGTCGGAGCTGGCCTTCAGACCGCGCCCCTCACCCCCCGCCCTCTCCCGGAGGGAGAGGGAGCCTGATCTCCATGGTTTTCAAAAATGGAGATCGACTCGGTATTTCATTTCGGCGTAACTCGCACAGCCACCTCGGTCAGTCCCCTCTCCCTCCGGGAGAGGGTTAGGGTGAGGGGCTTTTAGCCCTTTTCATGCGACGGGTCGTAGACCTTGGTCAGGTCGCCGCCAAGACGGAAAGTCTTGAACGGTTGCATGTCGCGCTTCTTCTCGATCACATCCGGCGCACAGGTGTAGAGCGTGCAGAACGGTTCGAGCCAGGCGAATTTCATGTCCTCTTTCAGGTCGGTCATGTCCTGCTTTTTGCCGTTCTTTTCTTCGAACTCGTCAGGGTCCTTGACGCCGGCCAACACGCGGTCACCCAGACGCTTCAGTGCGCCATTGTTTTCCTGACGCAGATCGACACCATTGACTTGGGCGAAACTGGCGATCATCGCCAGCGGCGGCAGGGCGTAGTTGTGATAGGCGAGGGCGCGTTGCTGGCGCTTGAGTTCGTTGGGCAGGAAGCCATCGGCATCGACTTGATTGACGCCGACCTTGTATTCCTTCACCGCCCAATCAAACAGGTCGCGGCGGTTGGTGGCGACGGCGGTGGCCATCACCGACCAGGCGGCCCAGTACGAGTGGTTGTTGGTTTTTTCCAGCGGCAGGTTGTCCCAGTCGCTGACCACCTGATCAGCCATTTTGCTGAACCAGGCTTCGATCACCTGCGCTTCCTGCTGGTGCTGGGCCAGTGGATGCGAGTCGGAAAATTTCAGGCGAATGTACGACGAGGCCATGCTGCCCAGCGCCCATTTGCGCATCGACTTGCCGGTGTGGTTGAAGTCTTTGGACATCAACGCGTCAGCCTTGGCCCACGCGGTCAGCCAGTCGAGCGTGCATTCGAGCTGTTCCGGGCGACCGTCGCGCATGAACTGCATGACGCGCTTGGCGGTGCCGCGTTCCAGCGTGGTGATGTCTTTGGTGGTGTCGCGAAAGGCTTTTTCCGACTGCACGTTCAGCGTCGCGCGGGCCTTGTCCGAACCTTCGTATTTGCTGCGAAATTGCAGCGGACCGGTGTACGGCGCCGGCATCGCGTCGCAGCCATCGCTCTTGTCGCCGGTCTTGAATTTATCCACCGGGGCGAAGTAGCCCTGCGGTGGACGCAATGGCGCGGCAGCCTGAGTTGCCCCGGCGAACATCGCCAGGCTCAGAAGTGTCGGTGCCAACAGGTTTTTCAGTTTCGGATTTCGCATAGCAGACCTCATTGCCCGAGCTGCGCGGTCTGTTGACCGACGCCCGGGAATACGTTGCGTTTGCAGATTTTCGCTTCGACTTTTTGTGGCGCGGCGTCAGGTCCGGCTTCAGGACCCTGGACTTCGACCGCCAGCAGGTTTTGCGAGGCCCAGTCTTCGTCCGTGCGCAGCTCAAAGGCGAAACGACCGTCGGTGTCGGAGGTTTCCGGTTTCTCGATCTTGATGTCCTCGTGGCGACCGTTCATGTACCAGAGGGTGGCTTGCAGGGTTTTCACCGACGTGTCGGCGAAGCGGATGTCGACCTGATGGTTGGCGTTCTGCAGGTTCAGGTTCTTGCTGTTGACCAGCAGTTCTTGCTTGCTGCCCGGCTTCAGCGTGGCACTGGCGGACATCTGCGCGTCCTTGCCTTCGCAACCGTTATCGAGCAGGGCCATCATCTGGCGATAGATGGTTTCCTGGTCGAGGCGATACAGCGGCGAGAATTCCCAGATGAGAATCTTCGGCGGGGTCTTCTGGAATTCCTCGCTGCCCAGGTACTGCAGCATCGAACCTTCGAAGCCGCCGCCGGGGAAGGCCACGTTGAGGATGTCGGCGCCGATGGCTTCTTCGAGGAAACCGGCAAAGTTGTAGTTCTTGCCGCTGTGCGATGTACCGACCAGGGTGATCTGCGGATTGCCGGAATCGCCGAACAGGTCGCCGTCACCAGCCTCGCCTTTCGGCTCGGTGGTGAACTGGTCCATGTACTGGATCGCGTAGCTGGTGCCGCACAGTTGCCCGGCCATGTTGTGCAGAGTGCCGGTCTTGCCCATGCGTCCGGAGCGCTTGGTCTCGAATTCACGCTTGGGAATGTCGGCGAAGGCCGGGATCTGCTTGACCTTTTCGGCGACGATTTTTGCCGTGCGCTGGGCACCGTAAGGTGTCCAGTGTTGGTCGCCACGGAAGTAGAAATCGTGGGCGGGCAGGGTGTCCGGCAGCGATTCGTTGGTCAGTGGCGACAGGTCCGGCACCACGTAGCCCATCTTGGCGAAACGGCCGAGCATGGTCTTGTAGTTGCCCAGGGCTTTCTCGTAATCGAACGCGGCTTTTTCCTGCGGGTTGAGCTTGTTGCGGTTCACCAGGCCACGGGTCGGCTGGTAGACGATCACCAACTCGACGCCTTTGCTCTTGAACGCATCGTGCAACTGTTGCAGGCGCTTGTAGCCGGCCGGCGTGGTGTTGAACTCGGTGCGCAGGTCTTCCTGGGTACGGAACAGCCAGTCGCCCTGAGCCTGTACCAGGGTGGTGAAGTTCTGCTGATAACGCGTGGTGTAGTTCTTCGCGTCATGGGCCGCCGGGCACAGGTTGCAGCACGGCTCGGCGGTGAACTTCGGTGGCGTGACGCTTGCGCCGTCAGCGTCGGCGCGGGCGTTGCCGGCAGCGAGAATGCCGAGGGTCAGGGCCGAGAGGCTGAGCAGTTTGATCATGTGTGGGTGCATAAAAATTATCCTCAGTCCTGCAATTCGGTCTGGCGTTCGACAGGGTCGATCAGCACGGCTTTCTGCTGGCGCACCAACAGATCGAGAATTTCATCCTGGCGCTCGCCGAGGATGCCGTTGAAGCTGATCCCGCTGGACTTGGTCGGCGCCAGCATCGACACGCGATACAGCTCGACACTCAGCGGCGAGTCGATCGACAGCGGGCCGCTGCCATTGGCCGCCAGCTCGCCGCCGACGACGATCAGCGAGACCTGCGCGTCGAACGGGTCGAGCTTGATGTCACGGTCGGTGTCGGTCAGGTCCTTGATGTGGCCGTAGATACCGGTCAGGCCGTTGGTCATGGCAACATTTTCGTAGAGGCGGATGTTCACGCTGTTACGGATACGAATGCCGTGACGGGTATTGCTGATGACCTTGTTGCCCCACAGCAGGTTGTCGGCAGACTCGTAGAGCGTGATGCCGTCGGTGTGGTTCTTGTAGATCTCGTTGTAGGCAATGATGTTGTTGACGCTGTTACGGTCGATCACCAGGCCCGACAACTTGTTGTCGAAACTCTTGTTGTTGAAGATGAAGCTGTCGTTGACCTCACGGGAAATAATGATCCCGTGCTTCTTCTTCGTGCCGTGAACGGTGTTCTCGGCAATGATCAGACGGTGCGAGCGGTCATGCGGGTCGATGCCGTAGACGATGTTGTCTTTGTAGGTGTTGCCCTTGACCACAAAGTCGCTGGTTTCGTAGCAGTAGAAGCCGTACCACATGTCCGAGAACTCGGAGCCGACGATCCAGCCGGTCGGTTCCGGGCGCTTGAGGACCTTGGCCATGTTCGGCGTGTACTGGGAAATACTCACCCCGTACGACTTACTGTTGGCGTAACCGAAACTGGCCATCTTGCTGTTGACGATGTAGGTCTCGGTGCCGCCCCAGGCGAGCAGGAACGGACGGAATTCCTTCGGCGAACGGAAGGTCGCCGGGCCGTTGTCCTTCTCGCGCCAGCCGGTGACTTTGGTGTCACGCACGAACAGTTTGCCGTCGTTGACCAGGAACGAACCGGCCTCTTGGGACAGGCGCAGTTCCTGGGTCTGGCCATCGATTTCGAGGATGCCTTTCTCGCCGACCACGATCGGCAATTTGGCCAGGTACACGCCCGGGGACGTCTCGCTGAAATACTGCTTGGGCAGTTTTTTCGCCAGATCCTTGAGGTTCATGTAGCCGTCGTCGATGAAGATCGCCTGCGGGATGCCGTGCTGACGCACCACCCATTCGGCCATCTTGTTATCGCCGCCGATGAAGTCCTTCAGGGCGTTTTCCTGCATCATCCGGCGCACGCTGATCTTGCCCGGCTTGCTGCGCACGATCTTCGCGGCTGCGGCTTCGGCGGTGAAGCCGGAGAGGTCGGGCAGTGTCGGCTTGGCCAGTTTCAGCGCGTCGGTCGGCGCGCTGCTGACGGTGTAGGTCTTGGCCTGTTGCAGTTCTTTGGCCACGGTCGCAGGTTTCGCCGGTTCAACATTGGCGAAGGCGCCGGCGCTGGCCAGCAGCATCGCGCCGGCCAGCAGGCTGAGTGAGCCTGTTCTGGTGCTGATCATGTCGGGCACTCCCTTGGCGGTTTGCATCAGAAGCGCCAGATCACGTCAATGAATGCGCGGTGCATGTAGGAATCAACCTGGCTGCCGTAGGCATCGCCCGGTTTGAATACACCGCCACGGAAACGCACCAGTGCCGAAGGCTCGTCGATCGACTGGCTCAACGCCGCCGGCAACAGGCCTTGCTTGAAGTACTTGGTGACGACCAGGTCCATTTCCTGACCCAGGTCCTTGTTGCCATCTTCAAGCGGCAAGGATGTGCTGGAGAGGATTGCGCCGGTGACGTCGTCGGTGTTGTTTTCCACCGCGTTGATGCCGTTGCTGCCGACCGGCTTGTTGCCGTCGACACGCCAGAATTTGTGGTAGATCAGGCTGGCGTCGTACTCGTCGTTGACCATCCACGAACCGAACAGGGTGGCGGTCTGCATGTTGTTCATTTCGCCACGGAACGCTTCGCCGAAACGGTGCACGCGCGAGCGGGTACCGGTGTAGTTGGAGCGGTTGCTCTCCAAACCGTTCTGTTCGTAATCGGCACTGGCGCGGGCGTAGGCACCGCCGACTTGCCACTGCGGATCGAGGCGCAGACGCACGCCGACATCGGCTGCCCAGCCGCTGATGTCATCGCTGCGCTTGGCTTGGGTCGGGCGCGTGCCGTCGGCGTTCAGCGCGTTGACCGTGTCGCGGTCGCCGCTCATGCCGGTGATGCTGCCCCAGTAGTTGACGGTGTTGGTGTTGCGCCAGTTGTAGGCGTCGCTGTCGGCGGTCAGGCCGATCCAGCTGATGTCGCCGTTCTCGGTCTTGTCCAGCGAGTCGCGCGGGACGCCCGGCTCGGCGTAATCGAGTTTGCCGTCATCGTGGGTATGGTGACCGCGAATGCCGACCCACTGGCCCGGCGTCCACTGGTAAGCGGCGTCGGCGTAGGCGTGCAGGCGATCCTTGTCTTTCGGCGCCAGCTCTTTCAAGTCGGTGCGGTACTCGCTGAAACGCTCGGCAACACCGGCGTTGGCGCGCAGCAGTGTGGTGTCGAAGGTCCAGTTCAGCGCTTCGATGTTGGTGTCGCGCCATTGGCCGTCGTCATTGCGCAGACGCTGACGACCGAACTTGAGGATCTCGCCAGGGTAGGGCGTGAAGCCGCTGTAGCCGACCCAGAACTCGCGCATCGCCAGGTAGTTTTTCTTGGTTTCGCGATCACCGCTGTCGGTGGCCTGTTCGCCGTCCGATTGTTGCAGGGTGTCGGTCTCGATGATGTCGGTCGAGGTCACGGCCTGACCCATCGCGTAGGCGCTCCACGCGCCGCTTTCGCCGTAGATCCACGGACGCAGGTCGAGGCCCACGCCGTTGACGTCGCCGCCGCCGGCGGTGCCGAGGTCACGGTCGTCTTCGGACTGGCCGGTGAGTTTCACTTCCAGACCGAAGTTCTTGCTTTCAGTCATCGCAGCCAGTGTCGGGCAAGACCAGAGCAGCGCGAAGGTGAGGCCAATACCGGCCTTCACGAATGGGTTCAGCTTCATAGTTTTTCCTCGCCGTCTTCTTCTTGCAGGGCGTGCAGTTGCAGCGTGTTCGAGTTCAGGGCGCCACGGCTGGCCTGTTCCTGTTGCAACAGGCGGCGGGCTTCGGGCAGGCGCTCGGGCGGCAGTTGCGCCTCGAGGGTCGCTGCCAGTTCATCGGCTTGCGGGGTGTTCTGCGCCTTGGCCAGTTGGCTGAACACGTAGGCGTTCAGCGGGTCGGGCTTGGTGCCCTTGCCTTGCGAGAACAGCTGGGCGATGGCGAAGTCGGCACTGTTCTGGCCATTGCGCGCAGCGGTCAGCAGGTGGTCGAGAGCCTTCTGTGGATAGACCTTGCCCAGGTAGCCACGGCGGTAGATCTGGCCGAGGTAGTAATCGGCGGCGACTTCGCGGCCAACGGCTTTCTGGAAGTGTTCCTCGGCAACTTTCGCGTCAGCCGGAACCAGTTTGCCTTCGTAGTAGACCTTGCCCAGCA
This window contains:
- a CDS encoding mannose-1-phosphate guanylyltransferase/mannose-6-phosphate isomerase — translated: MIPVILSGGSGSRLWPLSRKQFPKQFLALTGEHTLFQQTLERLVFEGMDTPIVVCNKEHRFIVNEQLAARNLECQRILMEPFGRNTSPAVALTAMMLVNEGRDELMLVLPADHVLEDQKALQRALALATVAAENGEMVLFGVPATKPETGYGYIKSTADSLLPEGVSRVSHFVEKPDVKRATEYVESGGYYWNSGMFLFRASRFLEELKKHDPDIYDTCLLTLERSQQDADTVTLDEATFACCPDNSIDYSVMEKTQRACVVPLSAGWSDVGCWSSLWEVNEKDANGNVSKGDVVIQDSKNCMIHGNGKLVSVIGLENIVVVETKDAMMIAHKDKVQGVKQMVNTLNAQGRSETQNHCEVYRPWGSYDSVDMGGRFQVKHISVKPGACLSLQMHHHRAEHWIVVSGTAEVTCDENVFLLTENQSTYIPIASVHRLRNPGKIPLEIIEVQSGSYLGEDDIERFEDIYGRSTPIERGVSVKTIAQ
- a CDS encoding alginate O-acetyltransferase AlgF — encoded protein: MTFTTTPRRLAKSFALVAGLSVLSVPAFAGGDAALYGPTAPKGSTFVRVYNASNAEVSATVGSTNLSDIAPLASSDFSFMPGGDYSAKVGSQTLPVKLAGDHYYTLVNNASGAPQLIEEPPFKNKQKSLVRVQNLSDKSLTLKTADGKTEVVPNVAAKGRGEREINPVKVSLALYEGDKKVGDVKPVALERGEAAVLYVTGNGSNLSPVWVKRPVSTR
- a CDS encoding alginate O-acetyltransferase, which translates into the protein MTRSLRIFYIALFLVTLLVLGLWSIRSFFGFSTNADATVLNGRWTKAVETHYDDEFPIKRLGTNLWAALDFKLFNEGRPGVVLGRDQWLYSDEEFNPIVNEQQNLQGNYALVEGVRQTLKEKGVKLVMAIVPAKVRLYPEHLDEVKPSSIHQNLYQDFHARVAADKILAPDLLGPLQQAKQNGQQVFLRTDTHWTPEGAEIAANTLAKTIAEKFPLSGEPQRFVTTPAEKVTHKGDLRLFLPLDPLFENMMPAPEPLLKRNTVAAEQPAGDDALFANSEVPVALIGTSYSANPNWNFVGALKQALHSDVVNYAEDGHGPILPMLSYLKSDDFKNSPPQVLIWEFPERYLPVNNEIGDADPQWVAELKQAGARQQNVAINTKSETPDRAQN
- a CDS encoding MBOAT family O-acyltransferase, yielding MVFSSNVFLFLFLPIFLGLYYLSGQRYRNLLLLIASYVFYAWWRVDFLALFAAVTLWNYWIGLKVGAAGVRTKPAQRWLLLGVAVDLCILGYFKYANFGVDSINEIMTSFGLEPFILTHVLLPIGISFYIFESISYIIDVYRGDTPATRNLIDFAAFVAIFPHLIAGPVLRFRDLADQFNNRTHTLDKFSEGCTRFMQGFIKKVFIADTLAVVADHCFALQNPTTGDAWLGALAYTAQLYFDFSGYSDMAIGLGLMMGFRFMENFKQPYISQSITEFWRRWHISLSTWLRDYLYITLGGNRKGTLMTYRNLFLTMLLGGLWHGANITYIIWGAWHGMWLAIEKMLGLNTSPRSLNPIRWALTFLLVVMGWVIFRAENLHVAGRMYGAMFSFGDWSLSELNQASLTGLQVATLVVAYVTLAFFGLRDLYTNQPPAKTKPEVNVEADGPATATPGMIKAAPGENPASIHEPGYTVGVEAQVQPAYWTADWSRYVMRGLILLLFIASILKLSAQSFSPFLYFQF
- a CDS encoding mannuronate-specific alginate lyase, producing the protein MRNPKLKNLLAPTLLSLAMFAGATQAAAPLRPPQGYFAPVDKFKTGDKSDGCDAMPAPYTGPLQFRSKYEGSDKARATLNVQSEKAFRDTTKDITTLERGTAKRVMQFMRDGRPEQLECTLDWLTAWAKADALMSKDFNHTGKSMRKWALGSMASSYIRLKFSDSHPLAQHQQEAQVIEAWFSKMADQVVSDWDNLPLEKTNNHSYWAAWSVMATAVATNRRDLFDWAVKEYKVGVNQVDADGFLPNELKRQQRALAYHNYALPPLAMIASFAQVNGVDLRQENNGALKRLGDRVLAGVKDPDEFEEKNGKKQDMTDLKEDMKFAWLEPFCTLYTCAPDVIEKKRDMQPFKTFRLGGDLTKVYDPSHEKG
- a CDS encoding alginate O-acetyltransferase, giving the protein MHPHMIKLLSLSALTLGILAAGNARADADGASVTPPKFTAEPCCNLCPAAHDAKNYTTRYQQNFTTLVQAQGDWLFRTQEDLRTEFNTTPAGYKRLQQLHDAFKSKGVELVIVYQPTRGLVNRNKLNPQEKAAFDYEKALGNYKTMLGRFAKMGYVVPDLSPLTNESLPDTLPAHDFYFRGDQHWTPYGAQRTAKIVAEKVKQIPAFADIPKREFETKRSGRMGKTGTLHNMAGQLCGTSYAIQYMDQFTTEPKGEAGDGDLFGDSGNPQITLVGTSHSGKNYNFAGFLEEAIGADILNVAFPGGGFEGSMLQYLGSEEFQKTPPKILIWEFSPLYRLDQETIYRQMMALLDNGCEGKDAQMSASATLKPGSKQELLVNSKNLNLQNANHQVDIRFADTSVKTLQATLWYMNGRHEDIKIEKPETSDTDGRFAFELRTDEDWASQNLLAVEVQGPEAGPDAAPQKVEAKICKRNVFPGVGQQTAQLGQ